Within the Methanobrevibacter ruminantium genome, the region AAAGAAGGTAAAATCAAAGATAAGGAAGAAGCTCAAAAATTCATTGAACATGGTCTTGATAAAGAAGAAGCTAGAAGAGTATGGGATGTTTACAACAAATCCTTATTCATCAACATGACTCGTGGAATTCAATACTTAGATGAGATCAAAGAGCTTGTAATTGAAGGTTTCGAATCTGCACTTGAAGAAGGTCCAGTTGCAAATGAAATTGCAATGGGTATGAAATTCACTCTTGTAGATGCAAAACTTCACGAAGACGCAGTTCACAGAGGACCTGCTCAAATTTTACCAGCTATCCGTAACGCTATTAAAGGTGGTATGATGATGGCTGACCCTACCTTACTTGAACCTGTTCAAAAAGTTTTCATTAACACTCCTACTGACTATATGGGATCTGTTACTAAAGAAATCTTAAACAGAAGAGGTCAAATTGTAGATATGCCAACTGAAGGTGACATGGTAAACGTTGAAGCTAAAGTACCTGTAGCTGAAATGTTTGGTTTCGCTGGTGAAATCAGATCTGCAACTCAAGGTAGATGTTTATGGTCTACTGAAAACTCCGGTTTCGAAAGATTACCAAGAGAATTGCAAAGTCAAATTATCAGACAAATCAGAGAAAGAAAAGGATTATCCCCACAACCATTTGGTCCTGACCACTACTTAGGTTAAGCCCAAAGCAATTAAGATAATCTTTATCTTAAATTATCTGATTTGTTTTTATTAAATTAGGAATTTTTCCTAATTTAAATTTTTTATTTTAATTAATTATCTTTTTAATTAAATTTCATTAAGTTTCACTTAATTCGCTGTTTTTTTAGTTTTTTCAATTATTAAAAAAATAGTGGTATAATCATATAGTTTATATATTATAAAAAATATAATAATATACATATAGTTGAGTATTCTTATATTACATGTGATTTATTTTATATTGCATGTAATTGTTACCATGTAATTTTTACATGTAAGTTATAGAATAAATCCGTTGATATATCTTTGATAACATTTATTGATTATTAATTTATAAGTATTTCAAAAATATTCAACAATATAAATAACTTAACAAATAATTTTACTTAATTATATACTTAACTTATATACAATTTATAAAAAGAGGTTTTTATAATGGCAAAAGCAAAAGAACATTTAAATTTAGCATTTATTGGACACGTTGACCACGGTAAATCCACTTTAGTAGGACACTTATTATTAAAAGCTGGTGCAATCGCTGAACAACAATTAGATGAAGGTGAAGATAAATTCAGATTTGTTATGGACAAATTAGGTGAAGAAAGAGAAAGAGGAGTAACCATTGACTTAGCTCACCAAAAATTCTCCACCAACAAATACGACTACACTGTAGTAGACTGTCCTGGACACAGAGACTTCGTTAAAAACATGATTACTGGTGCATCCCAAGCTGACGCGGCTGTATTAGTAGTAGCTGCTAACGACGGTGTAATGCCACAAACCAAAGAACACATGTTCTTATCCATGACTTTAGGTATTAAACAATTAATCATCGCTGTAAACAAAATGGATATGGTAGATTACAGTGAAGACAGATTCAACGAAGTAAAAGCTGAAGTATCTGACTTACTCAGATCCATCGGTAGAGACCCAGCAACCACTCCTTTCATTCCTATGTCTGCATTTGAAGGAGACAACATCAAAGAACTCTCCGGTAACATGTCCTGGTACAAAGGTAGTCCTTTAATGGATGAATTAGACAAATTAGTACCACCTGAAAAACCTGTAGACTTACCATTAAGAGTTCCTATTCAAGACGTATACTCTATTACTGGTGTAGGTACTGTACCTGTAGGAAGAGTAGAAACTGGTATCATGAAACAAGGAGACAACGTTATCTTTGAACCTGCTGGAGTATCTGGTGAAGTAAAATCTATCGAAATGCACCACGAAACTTTCCCTGAAGCTGAACCTGGTGACAACATCGGATTCAACGTAAGAGGTGTAGGTAAAAACGATATCAGAAGAGGAGACGTAGCTGGACACACTACTGACGCTCCTACCGTAGCTAAAGAATTTACTGCACAAGTTGTAGTATTACAACACCCTGGTGTAATCACCGTAGGATACACCCCTGTATTCCACTGTCACACCTCACAAACTGCATGTACTTTCTTAGACTTAACTTCTAAACTCGACCCTGCTACCGGTCAACCTGAAGCAACCAAACCTGACTTCATTAAAACTGGTGACGCAGCTATTGTACAAATTAAACCAACTAAACCTATGGTTATGGAAGAAGCTGCAAGCATTCCTCCTATGGGAAGATTCGCTATCAGAGATATGGGTCAAACCGTAGCAGCTGGTTTATGTCTTAAAGTAACTGACAAAAAATAAGATTAATGATTAATTTTTAATTAAATTATTCATTTTTTATTTTTTTAGTTTTAATTTTGAAAATTTATTAGAGAAAGTTTTTAATTTTTCTAATAAATCAAATCTTTATTTTTAGGTTTTAAATAATATTTATTTTAAATCTATAGTATGTTTTAATCTAGTAATCTAGTTTAATCATATTTTAGGTTTAAACTAGATTATTAACCTGTTTAAGGAGGATTAAAATGAATCAAGCTAGAATTAAACTTACAGGTACTGATCCTGAAAAAATTAATTATGTCTGTGACCAGTTAAAGAAAATTTCTGAAAGAACTGGTGTAGATATTTCTGGCCCTATTCCATTACCTACTAAAAAATTAGTTGTACCAACTAGAAAATCTCCAGATGGAGAAGGAAAAGCTACTTGGGAAAAATGGGAACTTCGTATCCACAAACGTTTAATTGGAATTGGCGCTGATGAAAGAGCTATGAGACAAATTATGAAAGTAAGCGTTCCTGATAACGTAAGTATTGAAATTGAACTTAAATAATTAAGTTTTTGTTCTGAAATTATTTTCAGAATTAATTTTCATACTTTTATTTTTAATTTATATTAAATTTTCTAATTAGATTACTATTAATCATATTTATATTATTTTACATATTCATATGCCGAGATAGTCTAGCCTGGTAAGGCGCGGGACTTGAAATCCCGTGGTGTAATAGCCGCCTGGGTTCAAATCCCAGTCTCGGCGTTTCTATTATTACTTTTTTTATTATTTTTAATTTCTAATATTTTTTTGAAATTCTATTCTTTTTGAAATTTTAATTTTTTTAAATTCTAATTTTTTCAAATTATAAATTTTTTAAATTTCCATATTTTAAAAATTTTAATTTTTTCATTTTGTTAAAATTATTAAATTATTTATTCTTGAATTTTTTCTAATTTTATCTTCATTTTTTTTAAATTTTCATTAAAAATTCAATTTTTCAATTAAATTTTTTGATTAAAAAATTCACCATAGTTTAATCAACCATAACTTTCATTAAATTGGTACTTTTTATAAAACTTTTAATTTAATAACACATAGTTTTAATTTAATTAAAATAATCTTTTAATTATAATTTTTGAAAAATAGTAATCTATATGCAGTTAGTAAAATTTAATAATTTATTAAAAAATAGGGATTTGATGATGATTTTTTTTTGATAATAAAATTTTTTGTGATGGTTAAAAAAAGTATTTATGGTGGTAAATATTTGGATGATTTAAAATTAATTTTAAAAATTAATAAAAAATCTATCTTAAGCTTTTTTTGCTATGACTGTCATTAATGCAACAACAAAAATGAAACCTATGATCATAACAATGGACATTGATGAAAGTCCGTTAATAATGTCTGCTATTAAATTCATAATATTCCTCCTAAAAAAAATCAATAATTAATTTAATAATTATAATTTTATTTAATAATATTTTTGTTAATATACTATTTATAATTTTTTTAAATTTTTCACATCCAGTTCATGTATCCTAATTCATGTACAATGATTCATGCACCATAGTTAATGTACCGGTTTAAATGTTTCCATCTACAATTCTATTGGCAATTTTATCTGTCACTAAGATTATTGCTGAAACAATGATGATTAAGACCCACTCAAATAATCCAATTGCACAGGTCTTGAAAATTGTTTGAAGGAATGGAACATATATAACAAGGACTTGCAATATGAATGATCCAATAAGAGATAACCAAAGTACGGTATTTCTTGTTTTTGAACTGGACCTGTAATTCAATGCATTAAACAATTGATACAATACGAATACTGTAAATGCAATTGTAATTGCCTTGGTCTTCACATCCCCTACTCCATTATTTAATTCATAAATGAATAGTCCTAATGTTCCGATTGCCATAACCATTCCAGAAATTGTGATCTTGATCATTGTTTTTCTGTTGATCAATTCTCCTTTTTCAGGAGGTCTTCTCATTATGTCTTTTTCGGAACCTTCCAAACCTAATGATTGCGCTGGAGGGCCATCCATTATTATATTGATCCATAAAAGTTGAATTGGAGTAAATGGCGTTGGTATTGGCAATAATGACCCAATAGTGATTGTCAATATCGCTCCAACATTTGTGGATAATTGGAATTTTAAGAATCTTTTGATGTTATCAAAGATTGTTCTTCCTTCCCTAATTGAAGAGACTATTGTAGCAAAGTTATCATCCTGTATGATCATATCTGCAGATTCTTTTGTGACATCTGTACCGCTACCCATAGCTACTCCAATGGAAGCCTTTTTAAGTGCTGGTGCATCATTTACGCCATCACCAGTCATTGATACGATTTCACCATGGTTTTGGAGAACTTCAATGATTCTTCTTTTCTGTTCAGGATACACTCTTGCATAAACTTTGATGTCCTTTGCAATTTCATTGTATTCCTCATCACTTAAATCTTCCAATTCCTGTCCAGTAAGAATTACATTATTATAATTTTTTTCATGAATATAATAGTCTCTAGGGAGAATGCCTAATTCCATAGCTATTGCAGTTGCAGTGTCCTTATGGTCTCCGGTAATCATCACTACGTTGATTCCTGCCTTTTGACAATCTGCTATAGCGTCAATAGCTTCTGGTCTTGGAGGGTCCATAATTCCTAAAAGACCAGCAAATATCAAATCTTTTTCAAAAGTTTCTCCATGATGCTTATTCTCGGAATATGTTTTATGTATTTTGGAATCTCCTTTTTCTATTTCCTCATTGTCCAAATCTGAAATCTTTTCATATCCCTCATTGTCAAGCTTTTTGTAAGCAAGAGCTATGACCCTTAATGACCTTTTTGTCATTCTGTCAATTTCACGCATTATTTCCTTTTTGGTTGAACTGTCAAAATTGTTTATATGGCCATTGAAATCGATCTTATCAGATAAGTCTAAAATCAGTTCAGGAGCTCCTTTTGTTAAAACGTAATAATCTTTATTGTCATCCTCATCAGCTTCACTGTAAATGAAGGTCATTCTTTTTCTATTGCTGTCAAAAGGTATTTCCAATTCTTTTTCAAAATTCCTATTCGCTTTGAGCTTTTCAAAATCATTGTCAAGTGCGAAGTGGTATGATGCCAAATCAGTGGGGTTTCCAATCAATTCATCATCTTCGTATCTAACTCCGTTACATAATCCTGCAATTAATACACCATTCTCTTGACTGGTTAAGAAAGGGGTTCTAACAGTCATTTTGTTTTCTGTTAAAGTTCCAGTTTTATCTGTACAGATGTAAGTGCATGATCCTAATGTTTCTACAGATGACAATTTTTTAACGATTGCATTGGATTTTGCCATCTTTTGCATTCCTAATGCCAAAGTCAAAGTCAAGACTGCAGGAAGACCTTCAGGAATAGCTGCAACAGCAAGAGAAACTGCGGTCATAAAGCTTTCAAGAATGTCCATGGCTTGATAAAAGTCTATGATGAATACGAGTATACAAACGATTATGGAGAGTATTCCAATTTTTTTACCTAATCTGCCCACTTGAATTGTTAAAGGTGTTTCCTCTGCATCTTCTTGAATCATGGTAGCTATTCTTCCGATGGTTGTTTCCATTCCAGTAGCTATTACAACACCTGTTCCTTTTCCAAAGATTACATTTGAATTCATGGATACAAGTTTAGATTGGATATCTTCCTCTTTTGAATATTTTTTAATATCTTTAATCTTATTTGAGAAATCGGATACTCTTTCATAATTGGTATCTTTTTTAACAAAATCAGACTCTCCAGTTAAGGAGGATTCATCCACTCTCAAATCATAAGATTCAATTAAAATCAAATCTGCAGGAACTTTATCTCCCTCTTCAAGAATTACAATATCCCCTAAAACAAGATTTTCACTAGGGATTCTTTTGATGTGCCCATCTCTTTTAACGTGTGCATCTGTATGGACTAAACTTTTAAGCTTTTCCATAGCATTTTCCGCACGATATTCTTGGGTAAAACCGATTATTGAGTTAATTATTACAACTATAAGTATAACAATTGCATCCAAATGATTTCCAATCATATAGCTTGCAATGGCTGCAATTATAAGCATGAATATTAAAACATCCAAGAATTGGGATAAAAATAATTTCAAAGGACTATCTTTTTTCTTTTCCTGAAGCTTGTTTAAGCCGTATTTTTCTAATCGAGCATTAGCTTCAGCGCTGTTCAATCCTTCTTTTTGAGTGGAGTACTGCTTTAATATTTCTTCTATCAATATAATCCCCAAGTTCATAATTTGCTAAAAATAGTTTTTTGAAATCTCCATTTTGAGATTTTCATGATTTTTTATACTATATTTATATATGATATATAATGTGTAAATTTATATCTTTAATTTATGTTATTTAAATCTTTAAGGTTTTAACTTTCAAAATCCCTTATTTATCTTTCATATATGTAAAATGAAGCACGATTATAATTTTTTAACTTCATTTTTTTGGTTTTCATGTTCAAATCTTCATTGAACAATGGTTTTATGATTAATGTAGCGTCAACATTATCCCTTATTTTCATAATCTCTTCCTGCAATTCTGCAGGGGGTCTTATTGAAAACAATATGTCTGCATCCTTATAGATACTCATGTTTGGATTGAAAACATCATCTTTTATAATGTTTTCATTTGCAGGATCAATATCTGTCATTATAATGTCAATATTTTCATTTTCACTTAAATTTTTAGATATTGTTTGGAATTTTCCCGCTCCAATTTCAACTATTTTTGTTTTTTTGCCGGTTTTTTCACTATTTTCAATAGCTAATTTAAGAATGAATTCCTCTAAATCGTTCCACATTTTTATTCCTTTTTAAGTTTTTTATTTCTTAATAATGTATTTGTCTTTTAATAATTTAATATGTTCTATTTCTGTTTTATTTTATCTCACTTTCATGCTTTTAATTTAATTTTTAGAAATATTTTTAATGGAGTAAATTAAATAATATTAATATAAATTTTCAATTAGAAAAATGATTAGAAAATAATATTTATTTGATTTTTAAAGTGTTTTTTATGTTTATTCGTGAATTTGTCCCTTCTGATTTGGCCAGAGTGTATCAAATTGAAGTAGAGTCCTTTTCCACACCTTATGAATTGGCTATTCTTCAGCAATTATATGAAATCGGCGCAGGATTTCTTGTTGCTGTTGAAGATGGTGAGATTGTAGGGTATATCATTTTTTGGGTAAAAGAAGAAGGTTTAGGTCATATAATTGCTCTTGCAGTTGATAGCAAATTCCGCAGACAGCATATAGCAACTCGATTGCTTATGATGGCAATAAGCATATTCAGGAATATTGATATCCATAGGGTAACTTTGGAAGTGAAGTCCCATAATGAAGCTGCTGTCAGTTTCTATCAAAAATTCGGTTTTGAAATTGATAGGAAAGTGCCTAATTACTATGAGGATGGATCTGATGCTTATGTTATGTTATTCAGCACCAATAAAATAAGCAATTAATTAAAAATTTAAATAAATTAATAAAAAAATTTAAAAAAATTTAAAAAAAATAATTAATAAAATTAATCAATTAATTAATTTAATAAATTAAAAAAAATTAATTATTTGGATTATTTTTAGTCAAATCTAATTTATAGCTAAGATTGTTCTCTTTTTTAAGTTCACTTAAGTCTTTATTGATTTTTATATACTCCTTTTCAACTTCCAATAAAGAAGTAACCAATCCTTCCCTATAGTTATTCACTTTTTTGGTATCCAATAGGAACTTCTGTTGGGTATATGGCTTGGAGTTGACTATTTCTGAAATTTCCTTATCTTCAAGTTCGATATTGATTTCCAGCTTGTTTCTAAGCTTTTCATAGTCTTCTAGGGTTTTTAGTTCATTTTCAATTTCATGCCTGATTATTAGATTTTGTGTGGACTTCAATTCTTCCAAATCCCTATCTTCATAGGCCTCTTTGGAACTATAAAACAAGTTTTCCTCATAATCTGTTGGTTCAAGCAATAGATCAGGATGGATTTTTCTTATGCAATCCTTATAAATTGTGTGC harbors:
- the tuf gene encoding translation elongation factor EF-1 subunit alpha; translated protein: MAKAKEHLNLAFIGHVDHGKSTLVGHLLLKAGAIAEQQLDEGEDKFRFVMDKLGEERERGVTIDLAHQKFSTNKYDYTVVDCPGHRDFVKNMITGASQADAAVLVVAANDGVMPQTKEHMFLSMTLGIKQLIIAVNKMDMVDYSEDRFNEVKAEVSDLLRSIGRDPATTPFIPMSAFEGDNIKELSGNMSWYKGSPLMDELDKLVPPEKPVDLPLRVPIQDVYSITGVGTVPVGRVETGIMKQGDNVIFEPAGVSGEVKSIEMHHETFPEAEPGDNIGFNVRGVGKNDIRRGDVAGHTTDAPTVAKEFTAQVVVLQHPGVITVGYTPVFHCHTSQTACTFLDLTSKLDPATGQPEATKPDFIKTGDAAIVQIKPTKPMVMEEAASIPPMGRFAIRDMGQTVAAGLCLKVTDKK
- a CDS encoding cation-translocating P-type ATPase; amino-acid sequence: MEEILKQYSTQKEGLNSAEANARLEKYGLNKLQEKKKDSPLKLFLSQFLDVLIFMLIIAAIASYMIGNHLDAIVILIVVIINSIIGFTQEYRAENAMEKLKSLVHTDAHVKRDGHIKRIPSENLVLGDIVILEEGDKVPADLILIESYDLRVDESSLTGESDFVKKDTNYERVSDFSNKIKDIKKYSKEEDIQSKLVSMNSNVIFGKGTGVVIATGMETTIGRIATMIQEDAEETPLTIQVGRLGKKIGILSIIVCILVFIIDFYQAMDILESFMTAVSLAVAAIPEGLPAVLTLTLALGMQKMAKSNAIVKKLSSVETLGSCTYICTDKTGTLTENKMTVRTPFLTSQENGVLIAGLCNGVRYEDDELIGNPTDLASYHFALDNDFEKLKANRNFEKELEIPFDSNRKRMTFIYSEADEDDNKDYYVLTKGAPELILDLSDKIDFNGHINNFDSSTKKEIMREIDRMTKRSLRVIALAYKKLDNEGYEKISDLDNEEIEKGDSKIHKTYSENKHHGETFEKDLIFAGLLGIMDPPRPEAIDAIADCQKAGINVVMITGDHKDTATAIAMELGILPRDYYIHEKNYNNVILTGQELEDLSDEEYNEIAKDIKVYARVYPEQKRRIIEVLQNHGEIVSMTGDGVNDAPALKKASIGVAMGSGTDVTKESADMIIQDDNFATIVSSIREGRTIFDNIKRFLKFQLSTNVGAILTITIGSLLPIPTPFTPIQLLWINIIMDGPPAQSLGLEGSEKDIMRRPPEKGELINRKTMIKITISGMVMAIGTLGLFIYELNNGVGDVKTKAITIAFTVFVLYQLFNALNYRSSSKTRNTVLWLSLIGSFILQVLVIYVPFLQTIFKTCAIGLFEWVLIIIVSAIILVTDKIANRIVDGNI
- the rpsJ gene encoding 30S ribosomal protein S10, whose protein sequence is MNQARIKLTGTDPEKINYVCDQLKKISERTGVDISGPIPLPTKKLVVPTRKSPDGEGKATWEKWELRIHKRLIGIGADERAMRQIMKVSVPDNVSIEIELK
- the rimI gene encoding ribosomal protein S18-alanine N-acetyltransferase, whose protein sequence is MFIREFVPSDLARVYQIEVESFSTPYELAILQQLYEIGAGFLVAVEDGEIVGYIIFWVKEEGLGHIIALAVDSKFRRQHIATRLLMMAISIFRNIDIHRVTLEVKSHNEAAVSFYQKFGFEIDRKVPNYYEDGSDAYVMLFSTNKISN
- a CDS encoding UPF0146 family protein — translated: MWNDLEEFILKLAIENSEKTGKKTKIVEIGAGKFQTISKNLSENENIDIIMTDIDPANENIIKDDVFNPNMSIYKDADILFSIRPPAELQEEIMKIRDNVDATLIIKPLFNEDLNMKTKKMKLKNYNRASFYIYER